From Oceanidesulfovibrio indonesiensis:
AAGGTGATTCCGATCATCGATCTCCGCAAGCGCTTCGGCCTTTCCTCGCGCGAGCATGACAAACACACGCGGATCATCGTCATCGAGATCAACAACATGATCGTCGGCTTCGTGGTGGACTCGGTCTCAGAGGTCCTGCGCATACCGGCGAGCACGGTGGAGCCGCCGCCGCCCGTCGTGGCAGGACTCGAATCCGAGTACATCAGCGGCGTGGGCAAGCTCGAAGACCGACTGCTCATCCTCCTCGACCTGGACAGGCTGTTGTCCGGCGAGGAACGCGACATGCTCGTCTCCCTGTAGACGCCGCATACCGGGTCGCACCCTCTCCAATCAATCCCGGGCCGCCGCCGTCCGTTGCGACGGCAGGCGGCCCTTTGCAATCGTATTACGTCACCTGGTCCCCATGCTTCCAGCCGAACTCAAGGAATTCGTCCGCACCAGACGGGGGGTGGTCCGCGTACTCAAAAGCGGGGCTGCCGGCCGCGCCTTCGTGGCCCAGCATCTTCTGGAGTCTGGCGCCAGCCCTGTTGTCGTGGTGCGCGGCGCCGAGGACCTGGCCCAGGTGCGCGCCGTGCTCTCGCTGGCAGGACAGAGCGGGGGCAGGCGGGATGCCTGGATAGAACTGCCCGGATACGCCTCGACCTCGCCATTCGCCTACGATGGCCGCGGAGGACGCGAACGCGCTCTCTGGGCGCGGCGTATGGCCGCCCTCTACGCCATGGCGCAGACGGACAAACCGCGGGGCATCCTGCTCACCGTGGACAACATGCTGCCCAAATGGCCGCCGCGGCGTGTGCTGGAGTCCAACACCCTGGACCTGGTCAAGGGCGAGGAACTCTCCACGGACATCATGCTGGAGCAGGCCGTGGCCTGGGGGTACGAGCGCGTGGGCATGGTCACCAGGCCCGGCGAGCTTTCCCGACGCGGCGACATCCTCGACGTCTTCTGCCCGTCATACGAATACCCGCTGCGCCTCGAATTCTTCGGCGACACCCTGGAAGACCTGCGGCTGTTCGATCCCACCACGCAACGAGCCGTGGAAAACCTGCACGAGGCCACGCTCATTCCGGTAACGCCTTCGGTGGCCGACCCCGAGTTGATCCAGGCCGCGCGCAGGCGTGTCGAAGAGTTGGAAAAGGGCGCCATACTCGACGCATCCACGGCCAAAGCCGCTCAAGCAGCGCTGCAGGACGAGCCCGGCGCCGTCCATCCCGGGCTGTTCTACGAAGACGCCTGCTTCCTGGAAGAGTGGCTGCCCAAGAACCGCGTCTTCCTGCTCGGGGCCACAGAGGTGCTGGATGCGGTGCTCGAAGAAGCGCTGTGGAGCTGGGAACTGTCCATTCGCGAACGCCTCGGAGGAGCGGACGCCTTTGCCGAAGAGGAGGATGATCAGGGCGAGACGGTACCCGCCGGTGGATTGCGGCCCATCGTGACGCGCAACCGGGCCGAGGCCCGG
This genomic window contains:
- a CDS encoding chemotaxis protein CheW, with protein sequence MAEETQKRQDAELIQLVTFSIGEEEFGVDILKVQEIIRTMEITKVPRAPHFVEGVINLRGKVIPIIDLRKRFGLSSREHDKHTRIIVIEINNMIVGFVVDSVSEVLRIPASTVEPPPPVVAGLESEYISGVGKLEDRLLILLDLDRLLSGEERDMLVSL